The following coding sequences are from one Halomonas sp. HAL1 window:
- the casB gene encoding type I-E CRISPR-associated protein Cse2/CasB, with the protein MSNVETPETIEKEDILSEAEKKALVALKLDEAAALRRWWQRLTLTPQALKAFTPQPPLPRGVRAVLRRCDSAEAAMLTQGFRELWAMLPETTKQTDYRDEKLQVWSCIALIAAELREEKKSASLAARLGQQKEQTGKPLMSELRFQQLLSCRTPEEFIQRLRRALALADKRDVSVVLLASVISLWWREHRGRLSAKPTQRLGFVLANDYFAATSRYSHRGD; encoded by the coding sequence ATGAGTAATGTGGAGACGCCGGAAACAATCGAAAAAGAAGATATTTTGTCCGAGGCGGAGAAAAAAGCGCTCGTCGCTTTGAAGTTGGATGAAGCCGCCGCCCTGCGCCGCTGGTGGCAGCGTTTGACGTTAACCCCACAGGCTTTGAAAGCATTCACCCCCCAGCCGCCACTGCCCCGAGGTGTCCGAGCAGTACTGCGCCGCTGTGATAGCGCGGAAGCAGCGATGTTAACTCAAGGTTTTCGTGAGCTTTGGGCGATGCTACCGGAGACGACGAAACAAACGGATTATCGCGATGAAAAATTACAAGTTTGGTCATGTATTGCGTTAATCGCTGCGGAGCTGCGCGAAGAAAAGAAGAGCGCATCGTTAGCCGCGCGCCTTGGTCAGCAAAAAGAGCAAACCGGTAAACCGTTAATGAGTGAGCTTCGGTTTCAGCAGCTGCTTTCCTGCCGTACGCCTGAAGAGTTTATCCAGCGCTTACGCCGCGCGCTGGCGCTTGCAGATAAGAGGGATGTCAGTGTTGTACTGCTGGCGAGTGTTATCTCACTCTGGTGGCGTGAACATCGTGGACGTTTATCTGCCAAGCCTACCCAGCGGCTTGGATTTGTACTGGCAAATGACTATTTCGCAGCAACATCTCGCTATAGCCACCGCGGCGACTGA
- the casA gene encoding type I-E CRISPR-associated protein Cse1/CasA — protein MNLLKDSWLPLLLKDGKVENRPPSAVVDSDVINLALPRADFQGAAYQFLIGLLQTALPPKTHDDWLDRLLERPSVEELDKAFAPFSSAFELDGDGPRFMQDLDPLEDVKNATVSGLLIDAPGANGIKNNTDFFVKRGRVEVMCDACAAIALYTMQINAPAGGAGIRVGLRGGGPLTTLVMPELATASLWERLWLNVITQKEAIQKGQQWSTPHPEEPSLFFWMADTRVSDKKGTEVLPEDTHPLHAYWSMPRRFRLLFEEANECPCDICGRKNQRVVRELRAKKQGANYDGPWLHPLTPYRRDPKKPNELPLSSKGQPGGLGYRHWSGFVLNNEESSGAIAAAVLKSYIHKQKLVTQERARGEDIQALLREARLWVFGYDMDNMKPRGWYSIEMPLVDIPQGQQERLRAWVHQLTELSRNIAWMVRTQVKNAWFSRPSDAKGDMSAIDNQFYDVTQPGFFKALLALQQVLQQDSPPPHIPPDIAERWYFALKREAMRVFEDLALSGAQESMDLKRATAAHRQLQSFLGGKSKGSKVVSDFIQQGDFDPSAKAKRNAASAATTTGDA, from the coding sequence ATGAATTTACTTAAAGACTCCTGGCTGCCCTTACTGTTGAAAGATGGAAAGGTAGAGAACCGCCCTCCCTCAGCAGTGGTCGATTCTGATGTAATTAACCTCGCCCTGCCGCGAGCAGACTTTCAAGGAGCTGCCTACCAGTTCCTGATCGGCCTGCTACAAACGGCGTTGCCGCCGAAAACCCATGACGACTGGCTTGATCGATTACTTGAAAGACCCAGCGTTGAAGAGTTGGACAAGGCGTTTGCGCCTTTCAGTAGTGCTTTTGAACTGGACGGCGACGGCCCTCGTTTTATGCAAGACCTTGACCCGCTGGAGGATGTGAAAAACGCCACTGTCAGTGGGTTATTAATTGATGCCCCCGGCGCTAACGGCATCAAAAACAATACTGACTTTTTCGTAAAGCGCGGCCGCGTTGAGGTGATGTGTGATGCCTGTGCGGCCATAGCGCTTTACACCATGCAGATCAATGCGCCTGCGGGCGGTGCCGGTATCCGTGTGGGCCTTCGTGGTGGTGGCCCGCTGACCACACTGGTCATGCCTGAGTTAGCCACAGCCAGCTTGTGGGAACGGCTGTGGCTAAACGTCATTACGCAGAAAGAAGCCATCCAGAAAGGGCAGCAGTGGTCGACGCCGCATCCAGAAGAACCTTCACTATTTTTCTGGATGGCTGATACGCGGGTAAGCGATAAAAAAGGCACCGAGGTGCTACCGGAAGACACCCACCCCCTACACGCTTACTGGTCAATGCCGCGTCGCTTCCGGCTGCTATTTGAAGAAGCAAATGAATGCCCCTGCGATATTTGCGGACGAAAAAACCAGAGGGTAGTGCGCGAATTACGCGCTAAAAAGCAGGGGGCAAACTACGACGGCCCATGGTTACACCCGCTAACACCCTACCGACGTGATCCCAAAAAGCCCAATGAGCTGCCTCTTTCCAGCAAAGGCCAGCCGGGTGGGCTTGGCTATCGGCACTGGTCAGGCTTTGTACTGAATAATGAAGAAAGCAGTGGTGCAATCGCGGCAGCGGTGCTGAAAAGCTACATCCACAAACAAAAGCTAGTGACACAAGAGCGAGCTCGTGGCGAAGACATTCAGGCGTTACTGAGAGAGGCGCGCCTATGGGTGTTTGGCTATGACATGGACAACATGAAGCCGCGGGGATGGTACAGCATCGAAATGCCTCTGGTGGACATTCCACAAGGTCAGCAGGAAAGGCTCCGCGCCTGGGTTCACCAACTGACCGAGCTATCACGCAATATCGCCTGGATGGTTCGCACTCAAGTTAAAAACGCTTGGTTTTCGCGGCCATCGGATGCCAAGGGTGATATGAGTGCCATTGATAACCAATTTTACGATGTAACCCAGCCTGGGTTTTTTAAAGCGTTGTTAGCCCTTCAGCAGGTTCTGCAACAAGACTCGCCACCTCCGCATATTCCTCCTGACATTGCTGAGCGTTGGTACTTCGCCCTTAAGCGTGAAGCCATGCGTGTATTCGAAGACCTAGCCCTAAGCGGTGCCCAGGAAAGTATGGACCTTAAACGCGCTACCGCTGCCCATCGGCAGCTGCAAAGCTTTCTTGGTGGTAAGAGCAAAGGTAGCAAAGTGGTGAGTGACTTTATCCAACAGGGTGATTTTGACCCCTCCGCGAAGGCCAAGCGTAATGCGGCCTCTGCTGCAACAACGACAGGAGACGCCTGA
- the cas7e gene encoding type I-E CRISPR-associated protein Cas7/Cse4/CasC, which translates to MSHFIQLHLLTSYPPANLNRDDLGRPKTALMGGAKRLRVSSQSLKRTWRTSALFEEALAGHVGTRTKRLGKEAYDQLVEKGVDQKMAGTCAEKIAGVFGKLRKVEKGEAKEFEIEQLVHVGLEERQAISELVETLVAEKREPNDDELKLLRHKPAAADVALFGRMLAAVPEYNVDAACQVAHAITVHAAEVEDDYFTAVDDLNSGDKDRGAAHIGESGFGAGLFYLYICIDRQQLVENLQGNRELADQAIAALVEAAAKTSPKGKQNSFGSRAHASYVLAEKGNQQPRSLSTAYLRPIVGQDQALDAIKRIEEQANAFDSAYDAGADSRFVTSAETGYEEPQLKGNVRKGSLKELIAFLKTDQ; encoded by the coding sequence ATGAGCCACTTTATTCAACTGCACCTGCTGACCTCTTATCCGCCCGCCAACCTGAACCGTGATGACCTGGGCCGCCCCAAAACTGCCTTGATGGGGGGTGCTAAGCGTCTACGTGTCTCGTCACAAAGCCTTAAGCGTACTTGGCGTACCTCTGCGCTCTTTGAAGAAGCGCTGGCTGGGCATGTGGGCACGCGTACTAAGCGTCTGGGCAAAGAAGCTTACGATCAGTTAGTAGAAAAAGGCGTTGATCAAAAAATGGCGGGGACTTGCGCAGAAAAAATAGCGGGCGTGTTTGGCAAGCTGCGTAAAGTAGAAAAAGGCGAAGCTAAAGAGTTTGAGATCGAGCAGCTAGTGCACGTTGGCTTGGAAGAACGCCAAGCGATCAGCGAGCTGGTGGAAACACTGGTGGCAGAGAAGCGCGAGCCAAACGATGACGAATTAAAGCTCTTACGCCACAAACCTGCTGCCGCCGATGTAGCGCTGTTTGGCCGTATGCTGGCCGCCGTTCCTGAATATAACGTCGATGCCGCCTGCCAAGTGGCCCACGCCATCACCGTGCATGCCGCTGAAGTAGAAGATGATTACTTTACCGCTGTCGATGACTTAAACAGCGGTGATAAAGACCGCGGCGCGGCCCATATTGGTGAATCTGGCTTTGGGGCTGGGTTGTTCTACCTCTATATCTGCATTGACCGCCAGCAGTTGGTTGAGAACCTGCAAGGCAACCGTGAACTAGCCGACCAGGCGATTGCTGCGCTAGTGGAAGCTGCGGCTAAAACGTCACCCAAAGGCAAGCAAAACAGTTTTGGCTCCCGCGCCCATGCGAGCTACGTGCTGGCTGAAAAAGGCAACCAGCAGCCGCGCTCACTCTCCACCGCTTATCTGCGTCCTATCGTGGGGCAAGATCAAGCACTCGATGCTATTAAGCGTATTGAAGAGCAAGCTAACGCGTTTGATAGTGCCTATGACGCAGGTGCGGACAGTCGCTTTGTCACCAGTGCTGAGACCGGCTATGAAGAACCGCAGCTAAAGGGCAATGTTAGAAAAGGCAGCCTTAAAGAACTGATCGCTTTCTTAAAAACCGACCAATAA
- the cas5e gene encoding type I-E CRISPR-associated protein Cas5/CasD, giving the protein MTDYLIFRLYAPLASWGEAAVGETRPTATYPGKGAVLGLLGAALGIRRDDDAGQMQLRESIAMGVKQYTPGMLMRDYHTVQMPAAQSKVSYHTRKEELSAPRDALKTILSSRDYRCDGLWTVAVWLTPASTLTLSELEQALKTPHYPLYLGRKSCPPAAPLAPQRRQCNTLKEALDIAFPKLAVNCQEDRKALRFPDEALYAWEGEASTLDGNDQAAEYNDVWDLPLNRRRWQFGPRLEFRRAIAAEEAR; this is encoded by the coding sequence ATGACCGACTATCTTATTTTTCGGCTCTATGCGCCGCTTGCCAGTTGGGGGGAAGCTGCCGTTGGTGAAACGCGCCCCACGGCAACTTATCCTGGCAAAGGCGCCGTGCTTGGTTTGCTCGGCGCAGCGCTGGGAATTCGCCGAGACGATGATGCAGGCCAAATGCAACTGCGGGAAAGCATTGCCATGGGCGTAAAACAGTACACACCCGGTATGCTGATGCGCGACTACCACACAGTGCAGATGCCTGCCGCGCAGTCAAAAGTGAGCTATCACACCCGCAAAGAAGAGCTAAGCGCGCCGCGCGATGCGCTGAAAACGATCCTCTCTAGCCGGGACTATCGCTGTGATGGTCTATGGACAGTAGCTGTGTGGCTAACGCCAGCGTCAACCCTCACGCTTTCTGAGCTTGAGCAAGCGCTAAAAACACCCCATTACCCACTTTATCTAGGGCGAAAATCCTGCCCGCCCGCTGCGCCGCTTGCACCCCAGCGCCGGCAGTGCAACACGCTTAAAGAAGCGCTTGATATAGCGTTCCCTAAGCTAGCGGTCAATTGCCAAGAAGACAGAAAGGCTCTGCGTTTTCCCGATGAAGCGCTCTACGCCTGGGAGGGAGAAGCCAGTACGTTAGACGGCAATGATCAGGCAGCAGAGTACAACGATGTGTGGGATTTGCCGTTGAATCGTCGGCGCTGGCAGTTTGGCCCCCGGTTAGAGTTTCGCCGGGCCATAGCAGCAGAGGAGGCGCGCTAA
- a CDS encoding DUF29 domain-containing protein: protein MAIHYEQDAYAWALEQAGLLRAGKLDKLDLEHLAEEIESMGKSERRALISQLARLLMHLLKWDHQPERRSRSWRLTIQDAQSKVSRLLKDNPSLKASLPELMSEAYDDARRAAAIETDREPQEFPEQCLYSYEEAMNFQASEH from the coding sequence ATGGCGATTCATTACGAACAGGATGCCTATGCCTGGGCGCTTGAACAGGCGGGGCTGCTGCGGGCTGGAAAACTGGACAAGCTGGATCTTGAGCACCTTGCCGAGGAGATTGAGAGCATGGGGAAAAGCGAGCGACGTGCCTTGATTAGCCAACTGGCCCGCTTGCTGATGCACCTGCTGAAATGGGATCACCAACCGGAGCGGCGTTCGCGTAGCTGGCGGTTGACGATTCAGGATGCTCAAAGCAAAGTGAGTCGCCTGCTGAAGGACAACCCCAGCTTGAAGGCATCGCTGCCTGAACTGATGAGCGAAGCTTACGACGATGCTCGTCGTGCCGCTGCGATTGAAACTGACCGGGAACCCCAGGAGTTTCCCGAGCAGTGCCTGTACAGCTATGAAGAAGCCATGAACTTTCAAGCCAGCGAACATTGA